The Thermoflavifilum sp. genome contains a region encoding:
- a CDS encoding phosphatase PAP2 family protein: MNLYPLMLLSHIFISHVIQEWDVHLLEKLNIHHAPIWDAAMNVITYTAAYITIAIPLICLIVAFTQKDAFLRIKAWFLISCLVTASLLASGIKQAVQRPRPWHSYQMIEKKTEGGGWSFPSGHTTGAFALAFAMGVAFRKKKWMLPVMVGWACVVGYSRMDLGVHYPSDVLGGMLTAAATVALNYLFFKKGFQRYRELWSYPYDTAKSDIQDSQS; the protein is encoded by the coding sequence ATGAACTTGTATCCTTTGATGCTGCTCAGCCATATCTTTATTTCCCATGTTATACAGGAATGGGATGTTCATTTACTTGAAAAATTAAACATTCATCATGCTCCGATATGGGATGCAGCAATGAATGTAATCACCTACACAGCTGCTTATATTACGATTGCCATTCCGCTGATCTGCCTCATCGTGGCTTTCACGCAAAAAGATGCTTTCCTCCGCATTAAAGCCTGGTTTCTGATATCCTGTTTGGTCACAGCCAGTTTGCTGGCATCAGGAATCAAGCAGGCGGTACAGCGGCCAAGACCCTGGCATAGTTATCAGATGATCGAAAAGAAAACCGAGGGTGGAGGCTGGTCGTTCCCTTCCGGGCACACCACGGGTGCTTTTGCACTGGCCTTTGCTATGGGGGTGGCTTTTCGAAAAAAGAAATGGATGCTGCCCGTGATGGTGGGATGGGCCTGTGTGGTGGGTTATTCGCGCATGGATCTGGGTGTACATTATCCCTCAGATGTACTGGGTGGAATGCTCACAGCCGCAGCTACGGTAGCACTCAATTATCTTTTTTTCAAAAAAGGATTTCAACGATACCGGGAACTATGGTCATATCCTTATGATACGGCAAAATCGGATATACAGGATTCACAATCTTGA
- a CDS encoding glycosyltransferase family 39 protein — protein MHPQARSHIHAIFPVIFITTLLHLVLAFSLPLGNDEVYYWTYALHPAWSYFDHPPIVGWLIWLSTWGTRLHQELFVRAGAVLCSAITMYVVYDTGRIIRNERTGLIAAILYAADLYSSIVAGVFILPDSAQILFWWLALRSLLRIAHEHTGKSRAWLAFGAWTGLATLSKIHGIFLWAGAGLYLLLFRREVWKKWYVYVAAAISLICMIPILIWNVQHHFITYAYHSQRVSLTQSHLHLNYFLTEILGECFYHNPVIYLWIWICLVQVFRKKYQACTVQTIRVLLCCSLPLIAILLGVSLFRSILPHWSGPAYSSLLLLVAARLDARYNNLKKIPATVKWATGITLTIILAGWWIIMDYPGTLGSHDRMEYGSGDFTLDMYGWRQIGKSFQHMYQQDQREGVMQKNAFIISNKWFPLAHEQFYISYYTHQPVQGIGAVDDLHEYAIWRPQARELQQGDDAYCIVPSNYFIDVTAHFGHLFQKIDTPVVMLQYRGGKLARKFFIYRLHHFQPHALTKN, from the coding sequence ATGCACCCCCAGGCCAGATCGCACATTCATGCCATTTTCCCGGTGATTTTCATTACCACCCTTTTGCATCTCGTGCTTGCCTTTTCGCTTCCATTGGGCAATGATGAAGTGTATTACTGGACTTATGCACTACATCCGGCATGGAGTTATTTTGATCATCCACCCATCGTGGGCTGGCTTATCTGGCTCAGCACATGGGGCACGCGTTTGCATCAAGAATTGTTTGTACGAGCAGGTGCGGTACTCTGTTCGGCCATCACCATGTATGTGGTTTACGATACGGGCCGGATCATACGGAATGAGCGGACGGGGTTGATTGCTGCAATATTGTATGCTGCCGACCTGTATAGCAGCATTGTAGCAGGTGTGTTCATATTACCCGATTCCGCGCAAATCCTCTTCTGGTGGCTGGCCTTGCGCAGTTTGTTGCGCATAGCTCATGAACATACCGGCAAATCCCGCGCCTGGCTGGCTTTTGGAGCCTGGACGGGATTGGCCACCCTGAGCAAAATTCATGGAATTTTTCTGTGGGCTGGTGCAGGACTTTACCTGCTGTTGTTTCGTCGGGAAGTATGGAAAAAATGGTATGTCTATGTTGCAGCAGCCATCAGCCTGATATGCATGATTCCCATATTGATCTGGAATGTGCAACATCATTTTATCACCTATGCCTATCATAGCCAGCGCGTGAGCTTAACACAATCGCATCTGCATCTGAATTATTTTTTAACCGAAATACTGGGCGAATGTTTTTATCATAATCCGGTGATCTATCTATGGATCTGGATTTGCCTGGTGCAAGTTTTTCGAAAAAAATATCAAGCCTGTACTGTACAAACCATACGTGTATTGCTTTGCTGCAGCCTGCCTTTAATTGCCATCTTACTGGGTGTATCGCTTTTTCGCAGCATTTTGCCACACTGGAGCGGACCGGCCTATAGCAGCCTGCTTTTGCTGGTAGCAGCCCGGCTGGATGCTCGTTATAATAACCTGAAAAAAATTCCTGCTACAGTTAAATGGGCCACAGGAATCACCCTAACTATTATCCTTGCGGGATGGTGGATCATCATGGATTATCCGGGTACCCTTGGCAGTCATGACCGCATGGAATATGGATCGGGCGATTTTACACTCGATATGTATGGATGGCGTCAGATCGGTAAGTCCTTTCAACACATGTATCAACAGGACCAGCGCGAAGGTGTCATGCAAAAAAACGCATTTATTATCTCCAATAAATGGTTTCCTCTGGCACATGAACAATTTTACATCAGCTATTATACACATCAACCTGTTCAAGGCATTGGGGCCGTGGATGATTTACATGAATATGCTATATGGCGCCCACAGGCACGTGAGTTGCAACAAGGTGATGATGCCTACTGCATTGTTCCCTCCAATTATTTTATAGATGTAACTGCACATTTTGGACACCTGTTCCAGAAGATTGATACGCCTGTGGTCATGCTGCAATACCGGGGAGGAAAGCTGGCAAGGAAATTTTTTATTTATCGGTTACACCATTTTCAACCACATGCATTAACCAAAAATTAA
- a CDS encoding citrate (Si)-synthase, eukaryotic: MSTLKEKFKAKADEQAGRVRQLIQEYGHTKIGEITLSQVYQGMRGVIGLVTETSLLDPNEGIRFRGYSIPQLRKQLPKAPGGNEPLPEGLFYLMLLGELPTEQEVTDMANAWGRRSHVPNHVFDAIDALPLSTHPMTMFTVGIMAMQTESRFAKAYAAGKMSKADYWDYTFEDAMNLIARLPRIAAYIYRRKYKGGDNIQPDHSLDWAANFAHMLGYDDESFYELMRLYMTIHADHEGGNVSAHTVHLVGSALSDPYLAFSAGMNGLAGPLHGLANQEVIKWIKNMQQELGGGLPSKEQIAAFVHKTLSEGKVIPGYGHAVLRQTDPRFLAQMDFAKKHLPDDELVNLVWRIYEVVPPILQELGKVKNPWPNVDAHSGALLEHYGLVEYEFYTVLFGVSRSLGVLASLCWDRALGLPIERPKSVTTEWLEQFVKGQLQSVEHSTHAGSEES; encoded by the coding sequence ATGAGCACATTAAAAGAAAAATTCAAGGCAAAAGCCGATGAACAGGCAGGCCGTGTCAGGCAATTGATCCAGGAATATGGTCATACCAAAATTGGTGAGATTACTTTATCGCAGGTATATCAGGGCATGCGGGGTGTGATTGGACTGGTAACGGAGACTTCTTTACTGGATCCTAATGAAGGTATTCGATTTCGTGGATATTCCATTCCGCAGCTGCGCAAGCAATTGCCTAAGGCTCCAGGTGGCAATGAACCTTTACCGGAGGGATTATTTTATTTGATGTTGCTGGGCGAATTGCCCACCGAACAGGAAGTTACGGATATGGCCAACGCATGGGGGCGGCGCTCGCATGTGCCCAACCATGTTTTCGATGCTATTGACGCATTGCCATTATCAACTCATCCCATGACCATGTTTACGGTAGGCATCATGGCCATGCAAACGGAATCGCGGTTTGCTAAAGCTTATGCTGCAGGGAAAATGAGCAAAGCCGATTACTGGGACTACACGTTTGAAGATGCTATGAACCTGATTGCCCGCCTGCCCCGTATTGCGGCTTATATCTACCGTCGCAAGTATAAAGGTGGCGATAATATTCAGCCTGATCATTCCCTCGACTGGGCAGCGAATTTTGCACACATGCTTGGCTACGACGATGAGAGCTTTTATGAGCTGATGCGGCTTTACATGACTATTCATGCCGATCATGAAGGAGGCAATGTGAGTGCACATACCGTACATCTGGTGGGCTCGGCCCTGAGCGATCCCTACCTGGCTTTCTCCGCCGGGATGAATGGACTGGCGGGCCCCCTGCATGGACTTGCCAATCAAGAAGTCATCAAATGGATCAAAAACATGCAGCAGGAACTGGGTGGAGGATTGCCCAGCAAAGAACAGATAGCAGCTTTTGTGCATAAAACCCTGAGTGAAGGAAAAGTGATTCCCGGTTACGGCCATGCTGTGTTACGTCAGACAGACCCTCGTTTTCTGGCCCAGATGGATTTTGCTAAAAAACACCTGCCCGACGATGAGCTGGTGAATCTGGTATGGCGTATCTATGAAGTCGTGCCGCCCATTTTGCAGGAACTGGGTAAGGTGAAAAACCCCTGGCCCAATGTGGATGCACATTCCGGAGCCCTGCTGGAACATTATGGACTGGTGGAATATGAGTTTTACACCGTACTGTTTGGCGTTTCCCGGTCACTGGGCGTGCTTGCTTCACTGTGCTGGGATCGTGCACTGGGCCTGCCTATCGAACGACCTAAATCGGTAACTACCGAGTGGCTGGAGCAATTCGTCAAAGGGCAGCTCCAGTCTGTAGAGCATTCCACGCATGCAGGTAGCGAAGAATCCTGA
- a CDS encoding PKD domain-containing protein, whose amino-acid sequence MMLLAQAESLNAHILYHILPVWKKGWMAMFLLLMGVMHSGMGQSSFGGISFQENKGQWPTDIKYRADLGAGAQVILKPDGYGVMLYDTADMHRLWSMFHGDAHQLPAGSVHRPRAPFPQAISSPAQPAFPITLHGVYYEVNFFPAEPHPSVQLIPDHASPTQYHYFIGNDPAHWATHVQAYGGITYKNVYPHIDVRIYSEAGRLKSDWMVYPGGRVDDIWLQYRGLQAMTVKKGNLLLKTAIGTVTELEPFCYQYVDGVRQQIACRYVLHGDRVGFQITGHYETQLPLIIDPVVVFATFTGSTADNWGFTATYDDQGNFYAGGIVFGDNGRYPVTPGAFQQTFGGGVTENGYYGYDMAIAKFDPTGRNLLYATYLGGSGNEQPHSLIVNHQGNLIIAGRTNSTDFPHDHAYGPLGNYDIVIAELNPTGSALLHSVLIGGKNDDGVNITYVREAGTVSLMQNYGDDARSEVMVDDSDNIYLASCSQSPDFPTTAGVFQPRKGDRTQPHSGSRTVKTDSGPYTFYYTYYDQDAVVIKLHPDFSLAWASFLGGSGDDAAYVIDLDPQHHIYVAGATSSSDLPKGSALGSVLQANYQGGMTDGFVAEISNDGTQLLRRTYLGTGGIDEVYGLAFDQQGYPYVCGTTTGNWPVINAAFAQTRGKQFIAKLKPDLSGYVYSTTFGTGGANPDISPVAFLVDRCENVYVSGWGGDINSSYGGFVHGGQSTSGLYITPDALQKTTDGSDFYFFVLKRNSASVLYASYWGGPGIWEHVDGGTSRFDPRGVIYEAVCGGCDGSSNEPVTPGVWSPVNRSKNCNEVALKIAFNLSGVHIGLKAEHGDTSGCVPFTVEIADTAGLARQYVWDFGDGTPQVRTTQSSQRHTYTAVGRYRVMVVGIDSSSCNIADTGYMWVKVGDNPAEIGFRVEKVGPCTSYRYRFINTSVAPTGSFTDSSFVWDFGDGTPEVWAGTDTIEHGYGSAGVYRVVLRLVDTSFCNAPADSVKVLRVASNVRASFQVDSIGCVPYEAQFENTSLGGIDFSWDFGDGATSQEVSPVHAYGKAGVYVVRMIAEDSTTCNRRDTVVDTIRVYGRPVSSFVVSPVPPQENVAEVFTNQSEGAVKWCWEFGDGSGDTSYNTSHIYPATGVYEACLRVANEWGCEDTSCQAVEALINPLFDVPSAFSPNGDGVNDVFRVRGFGIAKFEMEIYNRWGQKVYESRDVNQGWDGTYRGKPQPMDAYAYVIHIQFTDGRQTTKTGSVTLLR is encoded by the coding sequence ATGATGCTGCTTGCGCAAGCTGAAAGTTTAAATGCCCATATCCTCTACCATATCCTGCCAGTGTGGAAGAAAGGGTGGATGGCGATGTTTTTGCTTTTGATGGGGGTTATGCATTCCGGCATGGGCCAATCGTCTTTCGGAGGCATCAGTTTTCAGGAAAATAAAGGCCAGTGGCCGACCGACATCAAGTACCGCGCTGATCTGGGTGCTGGTGCTCAGGTAATACTGAAGCCAGATGGTTATGGTGTCATGCTCTACGATACGGCCGATATGCATCGGCTCTGGTCCATGTTCCATGGCGATGCCCATCAACTCCCCGCCGGATCTGTGCATCGACCGCGTGCTCCATTTCCCCAGGCAATCTCCAGTCCCGCCCAGCCAGCTTTTCCCATAACCTTACATGGCGTGTATTATGAGGTGAATTTTTTTCCTGCTGAGCCACATCCATCGGTTCAGCTCATCCCCGATCATGCTTCGCCCACACAATACCATTATTTCATTGGTAACGACCCCGCCCACTGGGCCACACATGTGCAGGCGTATGGCGGTATCACCTACAAAAACGTGTATCCACATATTGACGTTCGAATATATTCCGAAGCAGGCCGATTAAAATCGGACTGGATGGTTTATCCAGGGGGCCGTGTAGATGATATCTGGTTGCAATATCGGGGCCTGCAAGCGATGACGGTGAAGAAAGGGAATTTGCTGCTGAAAACAGCCATAGGCACCGTCACCGAGCTGGAGCCTTTTTGTTATCAATATGTCGATGGTGTGCGCCAGCAAATTGCCTGCAGATACGTGCTTCATGGCGATCGGGTGGGTTTCCAGATAACGGGGCATTATGAGACTCAGCTGCCGTTGATTATCGATCCGGTAGTGGTATTTGCCACCTTCACGGGTTCTACGGCCGACAACTGGGGATTCACAGCCACCTATGATGATCAGGGCAATTTTTATGCGGGGGGTATCGTATTCGGTGATAATGGGCGTTATCCGGTGACGCCCGGAGCCTTCCAGCAAACCTTCGGTGGGGGAGTTACGGAAAACGGGTATTATGGTTATGATATGGCCATCGCCAAATTTGATCCCACGGGCAGGAATCTGCTTTACGCTACATACCTGGGGGGTAGCGGCAACGAACAACCGCATAGCCTGATTGTCAATCATCAGGGTAACCTGATCATTGCCGGAAGGACCAACTCAACGGATTTCCCGCACGACCATGCTTATGGCCCACTGGGAAATTATGATATCGTGATAGCCGAACTCAATCCCACGGGCAGCGCATTGCTGCACAGCGTACTGATAGGAGGCAAAAACGATGACGGGGTGAACATTACCTATGTACGCGAGGCCGGCACCGTGTCGCTCATGCAGAACTATGGCGATGATGCCCGCAGTGAGGTGATGGTAGATGACAGCGATAATATCTATCTCGCCAGCTGCAGCCAGTCGCCCGATTTTCCCACTACAGCCGGTGTTTTCCAGCCCAGGAAAGGAGATCGCACCCAACCCCATTCCGGCTCGCGAACAGTAAAAACCGATAGCGGACCATATACTTTTTATTATACCTATTATGACCAGGATGCCGTAGTCATCAAGCTGCATCCCGATTTCAGTCTGGCCTGGGCCAGCTTCTTAGGTGGTTCGGGCGACGATGCGGCTTATGTGATTGACCTCGATCCACAACATCATATTTATGTGGCCGGAGCTACATCCAGTAGCGATTTGCCGAAAGGGTCGGCTTTGGGTTCGGTCTTGCAGGCCAATTATCAGGGAGGCATGACCGATGGTTTCGTAGCTGAAATATCGAATGATGGCACGCAGCTGTTGCGCCGCACCTATCTGGGTACCGGCGGCATCGATGAAGTCTATGGACTGGCTTTCGACCAGCAGGGTTATCCTTATGTCTGCGGCACCACCACGGGCAACTGGCCGGTGATCAACGCCGCTTTTGCACAGACCAGAGGAAAACAATTTATTGCCAAACTCAAGCCCGACCTGAGCGGATATGTGTATTCCACCACCTTTGGCACCGGCGGTGCCAATCCGGATATTTCCCCGGTAGCCTTTCTGGTGGATCGTTGTGAAAATGTGTATGTCTCCGGCTGGGGAGGAGATATTAATAGTAGTTACGGTGGATTTGTCCACGGCGGGCAATCTACTTCCGGACTCTATATCACGCCCGACGCCCTGCAAAAAACCACCGATGGGTCTGACTTTTATTTCTTCGTGCTCAAGCGCAACTCCGCCAGCGTCTTATACGCCAGCTACTGGGGCGGCCCCGGTATCTGGGAGCATGTGGATGGCGGCACCAGTCGCTTCGATCCGCGGGGTGTGATTTATGAGGCGGTGTGTGGTGGCTGTGACGGCAGTTCTAATGAGCCCGTAACGCCGGGTGTCTGGTCGCCTGTCAATAGAAGCAAAAACTGCAATGAGGTAGCGTTGAAGATAGCGTTTAACTTGAGTGGGGTACATATTGGGTTGAAGGCGGAGCATGGGGACACGAGCGGATGTGTGCCGTTCACGGTGGAGATAGCCGACACGGCGGGATTGGCCAGGCAATACGTATGGGATTTTGGGGATGGTACGCCCCAGGTACGTACGACGCAGAGCAGCCAGCGTCATACCTATACGGCGGTAGGTCGATACCGGGTGATGGTGGTGGGGATCGATTCGAGCAGTTGCAACATAGCCGACACGGGGTATATGTGGGTGAAGGTAGGGGATAATCCGGCGGAGATTGGGTTTCGGGTAGAGAAGGTAGGGCCATGTACGAGCTATCGGTATCGGTTCATCAACACGAGTGTAGCGCCGACGGGTAGTTTTACGGATAGTTCGTTTGTATGGGATTTTGGGGATGGTACGCCGGAGGTATGGGCTGGGACGGACACGATAGAGCATGGGTATGGGTCAGCGGGTGTGTATCGGGTGGTGTTGCGGTTGGTGGACACGAGTTTTTGTAATGCGCCTGCGGATAGTGTGAAGGTATTGCGGGTAGCGTCGAATGTAAGGGCGAGTTTTCAGGTCGACAGCATAGGATGTGTGCCGTATGAGGCGCAGTTTGAGAACACGAGTTTGGGGGGAATAGATTTCAGCTGGGATTTTGGGGATGGGGCGACGAGTCAGGAGGTGAGTCCGGTACATGCCTACGGGAAGGCTGGGGTATATGTGGTGCGGATGATAGCGGAAGACAGCACGACGTGCAATCGGCGGGATACGGTGGTGGATACGATACGGGTGTATGGGAGGCCGGTATCGTCGTTTGTGGTGAGTCCGGTACCGCCACAGGAGAATGTGGCGGAGGTATTCACGAACCAGAGTGAGGGGGCGGTGAAGTGGTGTTGGGAGTTTGGGGATGGGAGTGGAGATACGAGCTATAATACGAGTCATATATATCCGGCGACTGGGGTATATGAGGCGTGTTTACGTGTAGCCAATGAGTGGGGGTGTGAGGACACGAGTTGTCAGGCGGTGGAGGCGTTGATCAATCCGTTGTTTGATGTACCGAGTGCATTTTCGCCGAATGGGGATGGGGTGAACGATGTGTTTCGGGTGCGTGGATTTGGGATAGCGAAGTTTGAGATGGAGATATACAATCGATGGGGGCAAAAGGTGTATGAGAGTCGGGATGTGAACCAGGGATGGGATGGGACCTATCGAGGCAAGCCACAGCCGATGGATGCCTATGCGTATGTTATCCATATCCAGTTTACCGATGGAAGGCAAACAACGAAAACCGGCAGTGTAACGTTATTGAGATAG
- a CDS encoding LptF/LptG family permease, producing the protein MRKLDWYILRKFLGTFFYAIGILIVITVVIDISEKLDDFVKSHLTVKQLIFEYYIGFIPHIAALLFPLFVFIAVIFFTSRLAYRSEIIAMLSAGISFRRMLRAYWVGGVMLCVMLWAGNRWVVPHADRIRDAFEDKYVNDIDESKQISNVHLRIDSFTYITMYIYDPIYKYASGFKLEKIRDQDMYYRLEAQNVRWDSTHKAWNTGPCVIRTFNGLQETARQLNDTSLKIPLVPEDLIQRSNITETLTTPELNAYIAREKLRGSEGINALYVEKYRRDASAVAVVILTLIGVAIASRKVRGGSGLHLAIGIVIGSAYIVVLQFSYTFSVKGNLSPFVAVWLPNLLFGAVAFALLRRAPK; encoded by the coding sequence ATGCGTAAACTCGACTGGTATATCCTGCGTAAATTTCTCGGCACTTTTTTTTATGCCATTGGTATTTTGATTGTGATCACCGTGGTCATTGACATTTCCGAAAAGCTGGATGATTTTGTAAAAAGCCATCTTACGGTGAAACAACTGATTTTTGAATATTACATCGGTTTTATACCTCATATTGCCGCGCTTTTGTTTCCATTGTTTGTATTTATTGCGGTTATTTTTTTTACATCCCGTCTGGCTTACCGTTCTGAAATCATCGCCATGTTAAGTGCGGGCATCAGCTTCCGACGCATGTTGCGCGCTTACTGGGTAGGAGGGGTCATGTTGTGTGTGATGCTCTGGGCAGGTAACAGATGGGTAGTTCCGCACGCAGATAGGATCAGGGATGCTTTTGAAGATAAATATGTGAACGACATTGATGAAAGCAAACAAATCAGCAATGTGCATCTGCGGATTGATAGCTTCACCTACATCACCATGTACATTTACGATCCGATCTACAAATATGCATCCGGGTTTAAGCTGGAAAAAATTCGTGATCAGGACATGTATTATCGGCTGGAAGCGCAGAACGTACGCTGGGATTCCACACATAAAGCCTGGAATACAGGTCCCTGTGTGATTCGCACTTTCAATGGCCTGCAGGAAACGGCCAGGCAGCTAAACGATACCAGCCTGAAGATTCCGTTGGTTCCAGAAGATTTGATTCAACGCAGCAATATCACAGAAACCCTTACCACACCCGAATTGAATGCCTATATTGCTCGTGAAAAGCTCCGCGGGAGTGAAGGCATCAATGCGCTGTACGTAGAAAAATACCGTCGTGATGCTTCTGCGGTGGCTGTTGTGATTCTTACACTAATCGGTGTGGCTATTGCCAGTCGCAAGGTGCGAGGTGGCAGCGGATTACATCTGGCGATCGGCATTGTAATTGGTTCGGCATATATCGTGGTATTGCAATTTTCTTATACGTTTTCTGTAAAGGGCAACCTTTCGCCGTTTGTAGCGGTATGGCTTCCCAATCTATTATTCGGGGCGGTTGCCTTTGCACTGTTGCGTCGCGCACCTAAATAA
- the recG gene encoding ATP-dependent DNA helicase RecG yields MQVAKNPDAYAPRLLIDILAMPASVTPIWQIPVEYIKGVGPQRAELLKKELQIFTGRDLLMLFPYRYYDRSEITPIARLTSEQEYAQVKGVITQIHQVEGGRWSNASRLVAELHDDTGFLQLIWFNGWQWVKKSLQSGKTYLAFGRLSFFNGIPQIVHPELNDPHTPQAGWAFEPVYPSTEKLKSRGLNSRGIARIMAAFWEKIRDQDIPENLPESILQTYQLMERAKAFRAIHFPNSSSEAEAARRRLKFEELFLSQLRMAMLRHQHHEQSRGWKFEQVGERFHALYQRLPFSLTDAQKRVIREIRRDTNTGHQMNRLLQGDVGSGKTIVALLSMLLAVDNGFQACLMAPTEILAQQHFSHIRALLDDLPVEVALLTGSVRGQARKQILEGINSGHIHLLIGTHALIEDTVQFARLGLAVIDEQHRFGVAQRAALWEKSEIPPHVLVMTATPIPRTLAMTVYGDLDVSVIDQLPPGRKKVMTVHRTSDRRHQVMDFVKSQIREGRQAYIVYPLIEESEKLDYENLMRGYEEVKAYFPEPEFRISMVHGQQSPEVRHTNMQRFVQGITHIMVATTVIEVGVHVPNATIMVIESAEKFGLSQLHQLRGRVGRGEHASYCIMLTAPEIGKEAMERIRVITQTDNGFLIAEKDLQLRGPGDIEGTRQSGVIEFKLADVVQDADLLMTARQAALQLVEEDPLLMKPENRCLLDYLQQDRRKNNWSKIS; encoded by the coding sequence ATGCAGGTAGCGAAGAATCCTGACGCATACGCACCGAGATTGTTGATCGATATATTGGCTATGCCGGCATCCGTAACACCCATATGGCAGATTCCGGTAGAGTACATCAAAGGGGTGGGGCCCCAGCGTGCAGAGCTGTTGAAAAAAGAACTTCAGATTTTCACGGGTCGCGACTTATTGATGCTCTTCCCCTATCGGTATTACGATCGCTCGGAAATCACCCCCATCGCCAGACTTACAAGCGAACAGGAATACGCACAGGTAAAAGGTGTCATCACACAAATCCACCAGGTGGAGGGTGGACGATGGAGCAACGCATCTCGTCTCGTTGCCGAATTACACGACGACACCGGATTTCTTCAGCTGATCTGGTTTAATGGCTGGCAATGGGTGAAAAAAAGCCTCCAATCCGGCAAAACCTATCTGGCTTTTGGCCGACTTTCCTTTTTTAACGGCATTCCGCAAATTGTTCATCCGGAATTAAACGATCCCCATACACCACAAGCCGGCTGGGCTTTTGAGCCGGTCTATCCCTCTACAGAAAAACTCAAATCGCGTGGGCTTAACAGCAGAGGAATAGCCCGTATCATGGCGGCTTTCTGGGAAAAAATCCGGGATCAGGATATTCCTGAAAACCTGCCCGAAAGCATCCTGCAGACTTATCAGTTAATGGAAAGGGCTAAGGCCTTCCGGGCCATTCATTTTCCGAATAGCTCATCCGAGGCCGAAGCGGCTCGCCGCCGGCTGAAGTTTGAGGAGTTATTTCTTTCCCAGCTACGAATGGCCATGTTGCGACATCAGCATCACGAGCAATCCAGAGGGTGGAAATTCGAGCAGGTGGGAGAACGCTTTCATGCTTTGTATCAACGCCTTCCGTTCAGCCTTACCGATGCTCAGAAACGTGTGATTCGTGAAATTCGCCGCGACACAAATACCGGTCATCAAATGAACCGCCTCTTGCAGGGCGATGTAGGCAGCGGCAAGACCATCGTGGCTTTACTGAGCATGTTGCTGGCCGTAGATAACGGCTTCCAGGCCTGCTTGATGGCCCCTACCGAGATCCTCGCCCAGCAACATTTTAGCCATATCCGGGCCTTACTCGACGACTTGCCCGTTGAAGTAGCTTTGCTCACCGGTAGCGTAAGAGGACAGGCCCGTAAACAAATCCTGGAAGGGATCAATTCCGGACATATTCACCTGCTCATCGGCACGCATGCCCTGATTGAAGATACCGTACAGTTTGCCCGGCTTGGATTGGCCGTGATCGACGAACAGCATCGCTTCGGCGTGGCTCAGCGGGCAGCTCTCTGGGAAAAAAGCGAAATCCCACCGCATGTGCTGGTGATGACGGCCACACCCATTCCGCGTACCCTGGCCATGACCGTGTACGGCGATTTAGATGTTTCGGTAATCGACCAGTTGCCCCCGGGTAGAAAAAAAGTGATGACCGTGCACCGTACCAGCGACAGACGACACCAGGTGATGGATTTCGTGAAATCGCAAATTCGGGAAGGCCGGCAGGCCTATATCGTGTACCCCCTGATCGAAGAATCGGAAAAACTCGATTATGAAAACCTGATGCGTGGATATGAAGAGGTGAAAGCTTATTTCCCGGAGCCGGAATTCCGCATCAGCATGGTACATGGTCAGCAATCCCCCGAAGTCCGGCATACCAATATGCAACGTTTCGTTCAGGGGATCACTCATATCATGGTGGCTACCACGGTGATTGAAGTGGGCGTGCACGTGCCCAATGCCACGATCATGGTCATCGAAAGTGCTGAAAAATTTGGTCTTTCTCAGCTTCATCAGCTCAGGGGAAGGGTGGGCCGGGGCGAACATGCATCGTATTGCATCATGCTCACTGCCCCCGAAATCGGCAAGGAAGCTATGGAACGCATCCGGGTAATCACGCAGACCGATAATGGTTTTTTGATTGCTGAAAAAGACCTCCAGCTCCGTGGCCCGGGCGATATCGAAGGAACCCGACAGAGCGGCGTCATCGAATTTAAACTGGCCGATGTGGTGCAGGATGCCGATTTGTTGATGACTGCACGTCAGGCGGCTTTACAGCTGGTGGAAGAAGATCCCCTGTTGATGAAACCGGAAAACCGATGCCTGCTTGATTATTTACAGCAAGATCGGAGAAAAAATAACTGGAGTAAAATTTCTTAA